The genome window ACCAAATATCCAGGatcccagagtgatggcttcaTACACCACCTTTGTCctaccggatgtgtgtgtgtgtgtgtgtgtgtgtgtgtgtgtgtgtgtgtgtgtgtgtgtgtgtgtgaagagacgCGCTATCTACAGAGGCCCTACTAGAGGGACTCGTCGTCGGTTACTTTCGATTCGAGATCCCTGAAATattaaattttctcttcctacatgaCCTATGTGGTAGTATACGAAACTGATAAATGTAAACATATGTTTTCAAATcgaaaatgtaatgtaatgttgtAAATTTTCAGTAGATATTTGTATTACTGATCACTTAAATATCAGCTCTCCCTGCTGCTCATCCCTTGCAAGTTGTCGCCAGGGCTCATAGGATCTATGGGATCGTCGAAGCCCGAAAACAACAAGTAGTCGCCAGACTCTCTCCCGGGACATCGCGCTAACCACACCTCTTCCCCGCTCTCCTGTACAAGGCAACAGCTCGCCGGTTCGCCCGCTGCTTGAGCTGCTCTGCCTTCCTTTGTGTCCCGGTGTGAGACGGCTACTCTCTTGAGATAACACAGGAGAAGAAGAGACTTGACACGGAGAGTTCCCGCGATGGAAGCGGACGTAGACATGCGGGACTCCATCTCTCCGGGCAAGCGGGAGCAGCCTGACACACCCCCTGATGACAGCCCTGAAAGGTCCCACTGCTGCACTGCCCAGGATCATCCCCAAGCCCTGGACGAGTATGTTAAGGCCTCGTGCTCCGAGGTACGGAAGGGGGGCGTCTCTTCGCCAACCCGGCCAAGGTATCCCGTGTCCTCCATGACTCCGGCTTCGGGAAATACATCCTCGAGGGGGAGACTCGATCCCTAGGCAATGGCTCGTCCCTGATAGTGGCGGTATGGGCCCACAACCTCCCCAAGATCCCCGTGCTCCAGCTGTCCTCCTTCACCCTAGGTGAGTGGCCTGTTACCTGCCGTAGAGCAGACCGGGACAGCGGTACTTACCACTACGCCAAGGTGGGGCCCCTGGCGGACGACACCACCCTTGAGGAGGTCCGGGACGGCTTCCGTGTCCTGGAGGGCAATGAGGTGGTGGAACTTACCTGGCTTCCACCCCATAGCCTGCCACGCTTCGCCACTGGGAAGTGGCTTAGACTCAAGGTGAGAGGTTCCCCACCCAGCAAGGTAGCCATTGACCAGTTGGTGTACTACCCACGctccattctcctccccctcctgcgcTGCCCAGGGTGCCTTATGTTAGGGCACTCCATCAATACCTGCAGGTCCTCGATCCGCTGTGCCCGCTGTAGTGGCCCCCACCCCTCCTGGAAAGGCGACAAGGGTGAGGTATGTGACAAGCCCTTCCACTGTTTCCAGTGTCAGGGTTCCCATGGGCCCCAGTCACTCCATTGTCCTCACAACCTCCATGCCCAGCAGCTCTACACCCGCCTGGCGAATGAAGGCAAACCCCTACCTGAAATCAACAAGCAGATGAGGGCCCTCCAGTTGCCTCGACCACAGCGACAGACTCCTACACCAGCCACCCCTGCTCCTACCAACCCAACCCGCTCGGCTGCTCGGGTTGTTGAGCCAGGGTGTTCCTTCGCCTCTGTTGGCACAGGGAACAGGTTTGCTGCTCTACAAGACACACCCAATGAAGCTGCTACTGTCGCCCAGGAAGAGGACACCATACCTACTCCTCACATCCCTATAGccaccatcaccctcatcaAGCACCAGGCCAGTATTCTAACTCACCTCCACCTTTTCGaccctcctctccaccccagGACTCCACCAAGCCTACAGCCACTGACAGTACTTCTTCCTCTGTATCTGAGCTCTTCCCCAGCATCCTCGACCTCATTTGGCATGGCTACCACCTCTACCGGAAAGGAGTGTCTTTCCCggacatcatcaccatcctctgGCCCTCTGTCTCCACAATCCTGACTACTCTCTTCCTGTAATGGCCCTCTCCTTTATGTTGTGGAATGCCCAATCTCCTAACCTACTTAGGTGACACCCTCCCGTCTGTGGTCGGCATATGTGAGACATGGCTTccccctcatctttccctctcctttccgggCTACAACATCATCCGCAAAGATCGTGGtcaaggacgtggaggaggagtccTTCTCGTCATCCATGACTCCCTCATCTCATcgcctctccctatccctcagTCTCAAGATGGGCGTCTGGAGGTTGTTGCTGCCAAGGTTGGACTTGGTGGTGGCTGGGTCACGGTGGCAGTCTGCTACAATCCTGGGGGTCCAGCTGGCTACCGAGAGTTTATGCTCTACTTTTCCACCCTGCAGCCTCCAGTACTTATAATGGGGGACTTTAACATGTTGGGAGCCTGACCTGCcacctcaccatcacaacacctctGGCAACGCTCTCTTCCAAGCCTTGCTAGATCTAACACATGTCTCCCTAGCGACCAGGTTTCATCCCCATACTGGTGCCGCCTCGGTGCTCGACCTGTTCCTTGGAGACCCTACCTTCAAGGACTCCACCTTCTGCACTGGACCTTACATGGACAGcgaccacctccctctcctcgcctccctcccacaAGTCTCCCCACTGGACACCCAACATCTTCCCCTGGATGGAGCCGCAACAACCATTGCTGGGGTGCTGTCCTAGGCTGGCACAGCTGCCTTCCCACTCATCACCCGTCGTCGTCCACGCCGCCCTGGGAAGCCCTGGTGGGATGCAGCCTGTGCGCAGGCAGTACAGGACCGTCGCCAGGCTTGGAATCAGTGGCGTAGGACCCCCACTATCCAGGCTGGCCGTGCTTACCGCCGCCTGGACGCTATCTGTGCCAAGACCATCCTCAAGGCAAAGCGAAATGCATGGGACCTGCACtgctccactctctccttccgcTCCTCTCCCAAGAGTACCATGTCCTTTCTCCGCTCCGTGGAGGGCAAGTTGGTATCTCAGAACATCCCAGTTTCTGATGATGATTCTACCCCACTGGCTGACCctgaaaaagcaaaaatctTGTCAGAACACTTCCACCTCAAGATtggtttacctcctcctcttcgtccgccTCCAACCCTTACTTCAGTTATTGAAACTGCCGTCTCCTCTCCAGCTCTCCCATCCCTTGCTCAACCATTCAAGCCTCATGAACTCTCCTCAGCCTTAGCTACATTAAAACCCGGTAAGGCGCCAGGCCTTGATAAAGTCCCATACGACTTCATCcgccacctcaccccacccctaCGTGCCTGCCTCCTTCAACTATACAACAGCAGCTGGCAATCGGGGCAGTTTCCATCCACCTGGAAACCCGCCATCCTCATCCCCATCCACAAGCCTGGAAAGGACCCTACACTCCCTTCAGCATACAGGCCCATCAGCCTCCTCTCCTGCATCGGGAAGCTGCTGGAGAGGTTAGTCAACACCCGCCTCACCTGGTGGTTAGAAGCTAACAACAAGCTAGCAGAGGAGCAATGTGGCTTCCGCCCTCACCGGAGTACCCTGGATGTGCTGGGGCAAATTGAGTATCACATCTGTGACACTTACCGCCAGCGTCAAGTCATGACGGCCCTCTTCCTTGACCTGGAGGGAGCATTTGATTCGGCACCACATGAGGGCATCCTGTACAAGCTGGCACTCATGGGCATCACTGGCACCACCCTTGCCTGGGTGCGCGACTTCCTCACCGGTCGCTCATTCCAAGTGGCTGTTGGTGCATCACTGTCACCTTCCCAAGGAATTCATCGTGGCGTACCTCAGGGATCCATTCTTAGCCCCCTTCTGTTCAATGTTCTTCTCTCTGACCTACAGGTTCCTACCCactctcaccttctcctctatgctgatgacattacCATCGTCAGTCGAGCACCCACACTTTCCGAGGCTCAGGACCACCTGCAGGAGGCTGCCACCGCCTTGGGTGCATGGATGACAACCTGGGGCTACAAGTCAGTGCCTCAAAGAGCTCTCTCATGTGTTTTACCATGAAAGCTTCCAATTCCACCTACCGTCAACTTAAGTGGGGAGGCTGTTCCATACTCaacctcacacaccctcctcgGACTGCGGCTGGATGGCCCTCGCCTCTCCTGGGTAAATCACATCAGTTATCTCCGCACCTCCTGCAACAAACGCCTGGATGTGATGAAGCGAATAGCTGGCATCCGCTGGGGAGCCAGTCGtgacctgctcctccactactaTAAGACCACCATCAGGGCCAAAATGCAGTATGCCAGCTGCTTCTATGGGTCAGCTGCCTACTCCAACCTCCTCAAGCTTGACCCCATTCAGAACGCTGCCTTGAGGATCTCTATGGGGGCCATGAGATCCTCCCCAGTTGTTTCTCTACAAGCAGAGAGTGGTATTCCTCCACTGTCCACCCACAGACGGATGACCTTGTGCCAACAATACTACAGGATACTGGGCCTGCCTGCTTCCCACCCCTCTCTACCCTCCACTCCAACTCAGGGGTGGATCAGCAAGCTCCTGTATGGCTCCCGCTGCCCGTCAGCCACTAATAGTGCGTGCCCTGCTCAGCCTAACCATtctccacttaccaccaccacctccacagcctgtcaacccctactcaccttttccttcatggCTGGACGTCACCCATAATTTTGCTCTCCACGTTCCTGGGCTTCCTCCCAAACCATCTGTGAGTGGATTAGCAGCAGCCCACTTCCAACAGCTGGACCGGtccatttatcaccaccacctcaagatCTACACGGACGGCTCCAGAGATGCTTCCCTGCCCTCCTCGGCAGCAGCTATATATGACGCCAGTACAGCTATCTGTAAGACATGGAGGCTTCCTGAGTACACAGATGTCCTTACCACGGAGCTCTTTGCCCTTCTCCAGGCCCTCATCTACCTCCGCACCTCTCACCCGAAGTCCATGGTGGTAATTTACACCGACTcccgctcatctctctctcctcctgtcccgGCAGCCATCCTCCGCCACAACCCTCGTCCACTCCATCCAGAacaccttcctccatctcctgaacACTGGGTGGGATATCACCTTCCAGTGGGTGCCTTCCCACAGCGGCATCCGGGGGAATGAGGTGGTGGATGCTGCTGCCAAGATGGCCTTAACCCATGTAAACATTACCCCCCTACCCCTCCAGCTTCATTCTGCCAAACGGCTCATATCTCGCCTCTGCCACTCATCCTGGGACTCTTCACTCAACAACGCACTCCGAGTCACCTCTATGGGCCTTTACCGTAGCGACTCATCTCCACAGCCTTGGGTCAGGAAACAGTCCCGCATCCTAGATGTAGCACTCACCCGCCTCCGTCTGGGCCACACAagactcacagcacacctgcatCGCCTGGGTCTATCACCGGACCCCTACTGCCCCTGGTGCAGGACGGTCGAGGAAACCATCGAACACTTCCTCTTACACTGCCCCCGCTTCCACTCACACCGTGTTGTGCTTCGTGATCACCTTGTTGCTTTGGGTGTGTCTacatttgacctgcccaccctgctgGCGGCGGCAGGCGTCCACTCCTCACACCAAGCTACGGTTCTGCGCCTCACCTGCGTCTTCCTGAAGAAGTGTGGACAACTACCCCGCCTGTGATCACCTCACAGGCCTCCACCAGGGCTCATAAGATCTGTGGGATCGTCGAACcccgaaacaacaacaacaacaacaacaacaagtagttGCCATCGTCCGCATCCGCGTGGGACACACAACACTCGCCGCACACTTGTactgcctacgtctgtctcctgatcccatctgcctttggtgtaggactatccctgagaccattgaacatttcctgctctactgcccacgcttccacccccactgtacttcattacgttcttggctctctgccctgggcatcacaacactcgacctgcttaaccctcctggcggcctcaggtgtccaTCCCTCCCGGCaatctgctgtccttcgccttacctgTACCTTCTtaaggaagaccggccagctatcgCGCCTGTGATATCCACACAGGACTactccagggctcataaggatttaaAGATCTTCGCGGccctgacaacaacaacaacatcccttTCAAGTCCTTAACAACATATTGCAGCAATTATAAGAAATGAAGATTTCACGAGGGCCGACGTGTATCCTGTGCCACTCAAACAAAGGCACACATCCACACCTATCACTCCATCATTTAccaaaggaggaacagaagtaCTGTACTATGCTGCAAagtgatataaaaataaacttaaatccctgttatttgttttgtgagGTGTGTACCAGTATCTCATTGTTCATGtgaggaaaatgggaaagaacgaCTCCGAGGAGGGAATGTGTCACGTTTAGAGGGAAATTCACAGTATTGCCTTATAAACTATCTACATGGGGCTTCTTTCACCCgccaaaaaatggataaatatataaaaaaaaaattctatcaagttattgattattttttgctAGCTATAGTGGGTGTTCCAATTGCTAGTGATCAGTAGTTTTATCAGATGAGGTAAACAAAAGTATTGTGAGACTGGtgtaagattagaaaaaaaaaactttttatgCAGTGCTTTCACCTGTATGAAGTAGCAAACACAAAGGTAAGCTTAggtgttgcacacacacactctgcctaTATTTTTGATGAATGTTAATTTCCATGGGGTTTAACTGCCTTCAGTGTCTTTAGAGTAGAGAAgatgttaaaaaagaaaatgcagaactAAAGAGATGCTTAACTAAGGAACTTAATTTTATTGAACAGGTATTTATTCATACTttacttgtatttcattattaatgttattaattATCTTCAATTCATGACATTTGGTCTAGTTTGAAATGAAAAGTGTGTGactcatgtcacacacacacacacacacacacaca of Portunus trituberculatus isolate SZX2019 chromosome 32, ASM1759143v1, whole genome shotgun sequence contains these proteins:
- the LOC123511825 gene encoding uncharacterized protein LOC123511825, translated to MPNLLTYLGDTLPSVVGICETWLPPHLSLSFPGYNIIRKDRGQGRGGGVLLVIHDSLISSPLPIPQSQDGRLEVVAAKVGLGGGWVTVAVCYNPGGPAGYREFMLYFSTLQPPAGTAAFPLITRRRPRRPGKPWWDAACAQAVQDRRQAWNQWRRTPTIQAGRAYRRLDAICAKTILKAKRNAWDLHCSTLSFRSSPKSTMSFLRSVEGKLVSQNIPVSDDDSTPLADPEKAKILSEHFHLKIGLPPPLRPPPTLTSVIETAVSSPALPSLAQPFKPHELSSALATLKPGKAPGLDKVPYDFIRHLTPPLRACLLQLYNSSWQSGQFPSTWKPAILIPIHKPGKDPTLPSAYRPISLLSCIGKLLERLVNTRLTWWLEANNKLAEEQCGFRPHRSTLDVLGQIEYHICDTYRQRQVMTALFLDLEGAFDSAPHEGILYKLALMGITGTTLAWVRDFLTGRSFQVAVGASLSPSQGIHRGVPQGSILSPLLFNVLLSDLQVPTHSHLLLYADDITIVSRAPTLSEAQDHLQEAATALGAWMTTWGYNGEAVPYSTSHTLLGLRLDGPRLSWVNHISYLRTSCNKRLDVMKRIAGIRWGASRDLLLHYYKTTIRAKMQYASCFYGSAAYSNLLKLDPIQNAALRISMGAMRSSPVVSLQAESGIPPLSTHRRMTLCQQYYRILGLPASHPSLPSTPTQGWISKLLYGSRCPSATNTAAHFQQLDRSIYHHHLKIYTDGSRDASLPSSAAAIYDASTAICKTWRLPEYTDVLTTELFALLQALIYLRTSHPKSMVWVPSHSGIRGNEVVDAAAKMALTHVNITPLPLQLHSAKRLISRLCHSSWDSSLNNALRVTSMGLYRSDSSPQPWVRKQSRILDVALTRLRLGHTRLTAHLHRLGLSPDPYCPWCRTVEETIEHFLLHCPRFHSHRVVLRDHLVALGVSTFDLPTLLAAAGVHSSHQATVLRLTCVFLKKCGQLPRL